From the Drosophila simulans strain w501 chromosome 2L, Prin_Dsim_3.1, whole genome shotgun sequence genome, the window taaacatcGACTTCTTGCTAGGTAGCAGAATTCACCTGTTTCTGCAGTCATCGCAGGCTTAAAGTTTGCCACCTCGGATTGCTCGATATAAACTATGAGATGGGCTTCCGCATGATAATCACAAACATTTTATACGTGGTTTTCTTGGTGCAATTTGattatatgaatttaaaattcaaaacaaattaataatatgaaTTTTCTTTGTGactagaaatatttatttttttaatctaTAATTTACAAGTGTCTCGTACATTTTCACTTATGACTGGGCTCACTTATTTGTGTCGTCCTCCAATTTATCGAGTGTGCTAACAATATAACTCCGCTTTCGATTACACCTAAAAATGGTTATCCcattaatttgtatatactACCAACAGCCGTTACTCTGAAATCGATATTCCATCACAGtattaatcattttaaaaGGGTTTTTGTTGATTGTTAACTTTGGTAGCCGTCAACACTTCGTACAATGCTTCCTAATATTGTGTTCCCGTACTCTCCTCGGTGTttacttacaattttggtGGCTCCAGTTGACAAGACCATTTTATTGCTCTCACGTGGTCGAAAATGTTAGGTTCAAGCCGCGAGATTCGTCCTTATTTGGCAAGACAGCTGCTGAAAACCACTCTTTATGGATCCTGGCTATTTGGGTTATTCCCCTTCACCCTCGACTCCGGAAAAAGAATACGCCAACTCAGGCGATCCCGCTGTCTAACTTTGTACGGCCTGGTAGTTAATTACTTCCTTATATTTACTCTGATTCGATTGGCGTTTGAATACCGGAAACATAAACTAGAAGCCTTTGAACGAAATCCTGTGCTTGAGATGATAAACGTAGTAATTGGAATGATAAACGTTCTTTCAGCCCTGTTTGTACACTTTATGAACTTTTGGGGCAGCAGAAAAGTTGGTGAGATATGCAACGAACTTTTAACTCTTGAGTATCAAGACTTTGAAGGCCTGAATGAGAGAAATTGCCCAAACTTTAGCTGCTTTGTGATTCAAAAGTGCTTGACTATATTGGGCCAGCTGTTATCATTCTTCACACTCAACTACGCAATTCCGGGCGCTAAGTCCCATATATGTCTAGTACTTCTGAGCTGCCTGATGGAAGTTTCCCTCAATTTGAACACCATGCACTACCATGTCGGAGTCCTGTCAATCTATCGCTATGTATGGCTGATAAACGAACATCTCAAGGACCTGGTGAGCCAACTAAAACTGAATCCTGAGGCAGACTTTTCCAGGATACACCGGTTTCTATCTTTATACAATCGCCTTCTAGAGCTAAATAGAAAATTGGTGATCGCCTATGAATACCAAGTGACCCTATTTATAACAGCTCAG encodes:
- the LOC27207898 gene encoding putative gustatory receptor 22b, which gives rise to MLGSSREIRPYLARQLLKTTLYGSWLFGLFPFTLDSGKRIRQLRRSRCLTLYGLVVNYFLIFTLIRLAFEYRKHKLEAFERNPVLEMINVVIGMINVLSALFVHFMNFWGSRKVGEICNELLTLEYQDFEGLNERNCPNFSCFVIQKCLTILGQLLSFFTLNYAIPGAKSHICLVLLSCLMEVSLNLNTMHYHVGVLSIYRYVWLINEHLKDLVSQLKLNPEADFSRIHRFLSLYNRLLELNRKLVIAYEYQVTLFITAQLSGNIVVIYFLIVYGFSMRTYSIFLLAFPNSLLINIWDFWLCVSVCDLTEKAGDETAIILKIFSEHEHRDEQLEISVNEFAWLCSHQKFRFQLCGLFSMNCRMGFKMIITTFLYLVYLVQFDYMNL